The Ancylothrix sp. D3o genome segment ATCCGCATTTTCCCAAAGGTTCCTTAATTATTGGTTATCAATCTCATGCTGCCGGCAATTTAGAAATTCCTAATGGAAATACTGTTCTCGAAGCCGGATCAACAATTCTAGTGGTGACTCGTCCTGAATTAGTCCACACCATGATAGATTTTCTGGGTATTCACGCTAATCGTCTTCCAAAGAAAGAAGTTTCTCATCCAATTGTTTAATATAAGGTTCCACCATATCTTCTGGAACAATTCGCTTACGCAGGGCATCACTAACGGCGCCTTTTTCCGCTAAAAGCAAACGCCGGCGAATAGCATCTAATCCAACATTATCATCTTTTACTTGACCGGCCCGATGTTGATTATACAGATCCCGCAATATTCGCTCAGACATTGCAACTCTTGCCTGATAGGATGCCCATAACTCCTCATAAACTGCTTTTGGCAAAACACCTGATTTAAGTAAAATATCCAATTCATCTTGTGCTGCTTTAGAAGCAATTAACTGAATTTGTAAACGTCCAGTTTCTTGCATGGCATTAGAAACAGAACTAATATTTAGCCTTTTTACCATCCAGGGTAAACTTAATCCCTGCCCCACCAAAGAAAACAAAACAGCACCAAAAACTAATTCAATAATCATATCTCGTCCGGTTAAATTCAGCGGAATACTAACCGCCAATGCCATAGATAAAGAACCTTTAATATTGCCTAAAAATAAAACGTGTTGCCAGCCCATCGGAATTGGCCGGTCAAACCATCGCAGTGCTGCCAACAATAGATAAACTGAGAGAATGCGTGCTAATTGATAGGCCAAAATTACTAAAATAATAGAGGGTAAAATTCTCCACAAAGTCATCGGGTTAATTTCTATGCCAATTAACAGAAAAATAAATGTATTGACGCCAAAACCGGCATATTCCCAAAAACTTTGTAAGGTAATTCGATTCGAGGCTGAGGGACTTTGCGGAAGTCCAATTGTCCCAAAAATCAGGCCGGCAATAACTACAGCAACAGCCCCAGATACACCTAAAAATTGTCCGATTTGAAATGTTCCTAATGCTAAGGCAACGGTTAGCAAAAGACTACTCAAAGAATCATTTAAGCGAACAAATATCGGCAGACTTAAGTAGCCTAAAATACCCCCAACAATTGCCCCACCAAGGGCAACTACCACCACTTCTTTCACACCTTGGGCAACGGTGAGAGAACCGGTAGAATAAACGACTAAAATTAAATTAAATAAAACTAGGGCTGCTGCATCATTAAACAGCGTTTCTCCTTCCACAATTGTTGTTAACCGAGAAGGTACGCGAATTTCTTTAAAAACGGCAATCATTGAAACTGTATCTGTATTCGCCAGAATGATACCGATCAGCCAAGCAGGAATCCAAGGAAGCCCTAAGCCAAATTTTACCAGAAAAGCTATAATTGCTGAAGAAAAAATAGACCCTGGGCCGGCTAAAATTGCGATGGGTTTAAAGGCATTGCGAAGACGGCTGATATCTGTATTTATCGCGGCTTCAAAAATAAGAATCGGTAAAAAAAGATTGAATACTAAAGAGGGATCTAAGCCAATTCTACGAGACAAAACATCGGTAATGGGTAAACCGGCTAACACCAAACCTGTCACATAGGAAATTCTTAGCCGCTGGGTGACAAGCGCAACAGCCGTCGCAATCATTAAAAGAATAATTAAGATAATTACCAGTTCCGAAATGCCTGCTGTTGTTTGGTTATTTGTAGCTGGGTTGCTGCCCAGGAGAGTTGGTTGTGATACAATCCACTCCATCATTGCTGCTTGTCCCATAAACTCGCTTTTTTCCCAGAAGTTGAGAGATTAACTACTGTTTGAGTCTACTACAAACCATTGATTATGTTTGAAAAACCGGCTTTCTTTAATAACCTCCATTTCTTTTAAACAGCCGGTGTTTTAAAATCTATGTTTCTTGAAAAATGGTCGGTTTAAGAGTGAATTTCGCTTGACAACTCCCAACCGGGTATGATATGATAAAATCGATAAGGAAGAACTATCTCCAAATAAGCACCTCTAATGCTAGAGGCCGGTTAACCCTAATTGATAACTGCCAACTTGAGAAACCGGCTTTCTTTAATAACCCCGATTTCTTTTAAACAGCCGATGTTTTAAAATCTAGGTTTCTTGAAAAATAGCCGGTTTAAGAAGAGATTGGTATTGACAAGAGCCTAGCGGGTATGCTATGCTAAAATTGATAAGGAAGAACTATCGCAAAATAAAGCCAGTAATGTTAGAGGCCGGTTAACCCTATTTGATAGCTGCCAACAAACAACCTGAATAAACCTGCCCCGCCTCTGAACAAATTTTCAAAGCTGTAGTCAAAAGTCAAAAGTCATCGTTGAAAAGAAAAAATAACTCAACAACAAATGACAAATGACAAATGACTAATCAGCGAATCTGCATATGAACCGCGTCAGAAATGGTAGGAATTTCGGCATACAGACCCCGGAAAGACTGGACAACAGAATAGATCACAGCCGCCAAAAGACCCAAGAAAATCATATTAAACAGAATCTCGATAACAAATTGAACTTGCAAGCCCCTCGCTAAAATAGGCACAACCAAACTGCACAAGATCAAAATAATATCAATTAAAATTGCCTGCATGGTGTTAAAGCGAATAAAGTGATTAATACTTTCATTCCTGACCACCAAAAGAAAAAGAGCAAAAAACACAATAAACCCAGCAAAAGGAATACTGTTATATAAATTAATCACCGGCAGAATCGGCAAAAAAATAAGCCCCAAAGCCGGAAACTGGGCAAACAGAAATTTTCCAAACCCTATCCCATCAGCCAAAGGAAGCAAATAAGGTAAAGCCGCAAAAATACGTTCAGAAACAGTAGTAGTCCCGCGCCAAGACATGAGCTATCCTCCAAAGTAAATCGCTTATTCGATGATACCATTTGGCAAAAAGAATCATAGGAATCAAATAAGAAAGCCATCAGCCTCCTTATTGGTTAAAATTTAAAAACTCAAATTTAAAATCCTATGAGTCCTAAACTCAGGATAGCGCAATCACAAAAACACTCCCGGCTACCATCCCCGCCTTAACCTGTAGCCAGACAAAACACTGAAATCAACCGGCCCGCACTCAGCCAATATTAGCAACACGAAAACCCATTTGGCACTGGTATTGCTCAGGCTGGCTTTCAGTTGGCGTACGAACAGGACTACCGCAGCCAAGTTGACCTTGACGAGAACGCGGTTGACCACTGTGATCCGCCATCAAACAGCCTTGACAAACAGCTTGCGAAGAAATAATCTGGTCATCCATCAAAATCACAAACATCACACACCTCCGGCGTAGTAAGTTCCCGTAGCCAGCCAAAAGAGGCTAAAGTGAACTTAGTTAATTACCAGCTTGGGCTGAGTTTATTTTATGCGAGTCTTCAAAGAAAATCCGTAATTTATAACACAGCTTAATGTATTCCAGATAACGAGTCAGCTTGATTGCCGTTAATCAGCGCTCAGAAGTTTTTTAGTTTTTCTCCCCATTACCAAAATAGATGAACTTGCCAACCAGCATTTAAGCCTTAAGCCGCAAATCTTAAATTTCAACACCTAACCATTAACTCTTGAGTGATGACAAATTTCCAAAAAAACGATATAATAAAACGTTTTGGAAGACATTTGTCGGCATCAAGGTAGAGCCCTCGACACGACAGAAAGCTCCACATATCTATGACGCGGGACTGCTCGCCCCTGTAGTGCCCCGGCCTCGCTGACGCAAGCTAGGAGCAACAGCACCCATACTCGCTTGAAACCAAAACGTTTTTATCCAAGGAAATCCCTGTGACTCAGACCAACCTAGACATTTTGTCATTAACCGACCCCGCCGTTGCCGGTTTCATCCAGAAAGAATTAAAAAGACAACGCGATCACCTAGAACTAATCGCCAGCGAAAACTTTACCTCCCCCGCCGTCATGGCAGCCCAAGGTTCAGTATTAACCAACAAATACGCCGAAGGCTTACCCGGCAAACGTTACTATGGCGGTTGTGAATACATCGATGAAATCGAACAACTTGCCATCGACCGAGCCAAACAACTATTTGGTGCTGCTCATGCCAACGTCCAACCCCACTCAGGCGCGCAAGCCAACTTTGCTGTATTCCTGAGTTTACTCGAACCCGGTGACACCATCATGGGCATGGACTTGTCACACGGCGGTCACTTAACACACGGCTCACCCGTAAACGTTTCGGGTAAATGGTTTAAAGTTGTTCAATATGGAGTCAGCCAGCAAACAGAACAACTAGACTATGACCAAGTTCGGGAAATTGCCCAAAAGCACAAGCCTAAATTAATTGTTTGCGGTTATTCTGCCTATCCTCGGATCATTCAATTCGACAAATTCAGAGAAATTGCTGATGAAATAGGCGCTTATTTGATGGCAGATATTGCTCATATTGCCGGTTTAGTAGCCACCGGCCACCATCCAAACCCCATCAACCACTGCCACGTCGTCACCACCACCACCCACAAAACCCTGCGGGGCCCACGTGGCGGCTTAATCCTCACCAACGACCCCGAACTAGGCAAAAAATTTGATAAAGCCGTATTCCCCGGCACCCAAGGCGGCCCGCTTGAGCACGTTATTGCCGGTAAAGCCGTTGCCTTTGGTGAAGCCCTTAAACCCGAATTTAAAGCTTATTCTGCCCAAGTGATTGAAAACGCTCGCGCATTGGCCGGTCAATTGCAAAAACGTGGCTTCAAAATAGTTTCAGGTGGGACAGATAATCACCTGATGCTTGTAGACTTGCGTTCTATGGGCATGACCGGCAAACAAGCCGACCAACTCGTAAGCGGAGTCAACATCACCGCCAACAAAAACAGCGTCCCCTTCGATCCTGAATCCCCCTTTGTCACCAGTGGCTTACGTTTAGGTTCACCGGCCATGACTTCTCGCGGTATGGGAGTTCCAGAATTCACCGAAATTGCCAATATAATAGCCGACCGGCTTTTAAACCCTGAAGACGAAAACGTAGCCGCAGAATGCCGCCGCCGCGTCGCTGCTTTGTGCGAACGTTTCCCCTTGTATCCTCATCTAAACGTGCCGGTGCCAGCCTTAGTCTAATCGTCATTCATAACCGGCACACCCTCCCACAAACAAATGTCTGTACAAAAAAGTTACATTGTTTGAATTTTGGGAAGCATGGATCTCCTGCTTTTGCATTGTGGAACCAATTGGTTACATTTGTTGTGAATTTTGCAACCAATTGGTTACATTTTTGTCAACCTTGTTTGACATTTTTTCGATGTTGTTTGCCGCCAGAGTTAAACAACTAAAACCAGCCCTACTTTTGCAGCAAAGTTTATTTAAAAAACCCAATTTCTCCCTACCCCCTTGACAAAATATTAATAGCTTGGTAGGTTTGACAGATTGTTTTGCCCGTGACTTCAGTTACTAAGGCAGCGACCGAGTTGCCGCATCATAAAAACAACAGCAGACTCTCTCAAAACCCAGTTAATTCACTCCCGGTAAATATGCCATAGCGGCGAATGACTGAAATGTAGTAGACTCTGGCTGACATCTTACGTCGCCCCATACTGAATTCAGATGCCTTACCATCTGTACCACCTCCTAGCCTTTACGGTGTCCTCTCTGGTCGTCCTGTTGAGTACACCCATCGTCAAAAAAATTGGCCTCAAAAGTGGCCGGTTTGACCCTCCGGGCGGACGCAAAATCCACCAGCGTCCAATGGTGCGTTTAGGAGGAGTATCAATATTCACCGGCACCCTGGTCGCCCTTTTACTCGTTTGGAGTTTAGGAGGCTTTGTCGATGCCAATGGATACCCCCTACACGGAGAAAAAGAATACGAAATCTGGGGCGTTACCCTTGGCGGCATCGCCTTTTTTCTGATCGGTTTAGCAGACGACTTATTCAGCCTCTCAGCCTTGAGTAGGCTCACCATGCAAACCACCGTAGCAAGTTTAGTTTGGTTGGTAGGCGTGCGAATCGATTTTCTGACGATTCCAGGGGCCGGTCTAACCCAAATCGGACTTTTAAGTTTGCCCCTCACCGTAATATGGTTAGTCGGCATGACCAACGCTATCAACTGGATAGACGGTTTAGACGGCCTTGCTGCCGGAGTTTCAGGCATCGCCGCCGTCGTTATGTTGGTGGTAAGCTTATTTATGAAACAACCAGCCGCCGCCTTAATCGCAGCCGCCCTAGCCGGTGCTGCCTTGGGTTTCTTGCGCTACAACTTTAACCCAGCCCAAATTTTTATGGGCGACGGCGGCTCCTATTTTATGGGCTTCACTCTTGCCGGCGTAGGAGTGATCGGTTTAGTCAAAACCACCGCCGTCACAGCCGTATTTTTGCCCTACTTAATTTTGGCAGTACCCATCTTAGATATGTCTGCCGTTATTCTCTCCCGATTGCGAGACGGCAAATCCCCCTTTAGCGCCGATAAACGCCACCTCCACCACCGTCTCTTGAGGGCCGGTCTTTCTCACCGGCGCACAGTTTTATTTATCTACGTTCTTACCCTCTGGGCCGGTACCCTCGCCCTCGCCTT includes the following:
- a CDS encoding sodium:proton antiporter — translated: MGQAAMMEWIVSQPTLLGSNPATNNQTTAGISELVIILIILLMIATAVALVTQRLRISYVTGLVLAGLPITDVLSRRIGLDPSLVFNLFLPILIFEAAINTDISRLRNAFKPIAILAGPGSIFSSAIIAFLVKFGLGLPWIPAWLIGIILANTDTVSMIAVFKEIRVPSRLTTIVEGETLFNDAAALVLFNLILVVYSTGSLTVAQGVKEVVVVALGGAIVGGILGYLSLPIFVRLNDSLSSLLLTVALALGTFQIGQFLGVSGAVAVVIAGLIFGTIGLPQSPSASNRITLQSFWEYAGFGVNTFIFLLIGIEINPMTLWRILPSIILVILAYQLARILSVYLLLAALRWFDRPIPMGWQHVLFLGNIKGSLSMALAVSIPLNLTGRDMIIELVFGAVLFSLVGQGLSLPWMVKRLNISSVSNAMQETGRLQIQLIASKAAQDELDILLKSGVLPKAVYEELWASYQARVAMSERILRDLYNQHRAGQVKDDNVGLDAIRRRLLLAEKGAVSDALRKRIVPEDMVEPYIKQLDEKLLSLEDD
- a CDS encoding glycosyltransferase family 4 protein; the protein is MPYHLYHLLAFTVSSLVVLLSTPIVKKIGLKSGRFDPPGGRKIHQRPMVRLGGVSIFTGTLVALLLVWSLGGFVDANGYPLHGEKEYEIWGVTLGGIAFFLIGLADDLFSLSALSRLTMQTTVASLVWLVGVRIDFLTIPGAGLTQIGLLSLPLTVIWLVGMTNAINWIDGLDGLAAGVSGIAAVVMLVVSLFMKQPAAALIAAALAGAALGFLRYNFNPAQIFMGDGGSYFMGFTLAGVGVIGLVKTTAVTAVFLPYLILAVPILDMSAVILSRLRDGKSPFSADKRHLHHRLLRAGLSHRRTVLFIYVLTLWAGTLALAFSGIPSGLAYAAAATALLSYMSWRVWKHGRQS
- the glyA gene encoding serine hydroxymethyltransferase, whose protein sequence is MTQTNLDILSLTDPAVAGFIQKELKRQRDHLELIASENFTSPAVMAAQGSVLTNKYAEGLPGKRYYGGCEYIDEIEQLAIDRAKQLFGAAHANVQPHSGAQANFAVFLSLLEPGDTIMGMDLSHGGHLTHGSPVNVSGKWFKVVQYGVSQQTEQLDYDQVREIAQKHKPKLIVCGYSAYPRIIQFDKFREIADEIGAYLMADIAHIAGLVATGHHPNPINHCHVVTTTTHKTLRGPRGGLILTNDPELGKKFDKAVFPGTQGGPLEHVIAGKAVAFGEALKPEFKAYSAQVIENARALAGQLQKRGFKIVSGGTDNHLMLVDLRSMGMTGKQADQLVSGVNITANKNSVPFDPESPFVTSGLRLGSPAMTSRGMGVPEFTEIANIIADRLLNPEDENVAAECRRRVAALCERFPLYPHLNVPVPALV
- a CDS encoding Tic20 family protein, which codes for MSWRGTTTVSERIFAALPYLLPLADGIGFGKFLFAQFPALGLIFLPILPVINLYNSIPFAGFIVFFALFLLVVRNESINHFIRFNTMQAILIDIILILCSLVVPILARGLQVQFVIEILFNMIFLGLLAAVIYSVVQSFRGLYAEIPTISDAVHMQIR